From a single Pempheris klunzingeri isolate RE-2024b chromosome 2, fPemKlu1.hap1, whole genome shotgun sequence genomic region:
- the gnl3l gene encoding guanine nucleotide-binding protein-like 3-like protein codes for MSKAKQKRAKRLGFLGRFQSKDGQKSDASGRPKSSEQSSVQHVKDTKRKPEEIRRQRLQDLQDKQRMSRERELMKRRNLQSFQNDILQRQREFEQREMEMQSLEKHVNFENENSRKAYYREFKKVVEASDVILEVLDARDPLGCRCPQVEQAVIQSGTNKKIVLILNKIDLVSKEIVEKWIRYLRNEFPTVAFKASTQQQTRNLKRSNVPVTQATTELLSSSACVGADCLMKLLGNYCRNLDIKTAITVGVVGFPNVGKSSLINSLKRARACNIGATPGVTKCLQEVHLDKHIKLLDCPGIVMATSTTDAAMILRNCVKIEQLVDPLPPVEAILRRCNKAQITEHYGVADFHTALEFLALLARRQGKLRKGGLPDTDKAAKSVLMDWTGGRISYFTHPPETHTLPTHVSAEIVTEMGKAFDWEELEKGNQEVLAESSCPDIQMGFCMETTGMTQGGGPASHLGMMEGPVEDPEFKDETESMEDNQDPEFGPMTVEIKSQKSKTDTSANDAASRAPSLKDIVSVDPLQQGQALLAASKKRKKQQKRADKIATKLSDTLTSAMDFSFTD; via the exons ATGTCGAAAGCta AACAAAAACGCGCCAAACGTCTCGGTTTCCTCGGCAGGTTTCAG AGTAAAGACGGACAGAAGAGTGATGCTTCAGGGCGGCCAAAGAGTTCAGAGCAGTCGTCTGTGCAGCATGTCAAAGACACGAAAAGAAAGCCGGAGGAAATCAGGAGGCAAAGG CTTCAGGACCTGCAGGACAAGCAGCGAATGTCTAGAGAACgggagctgatgaagaggaggaaccTGCAGAGCTTTCAGAATGACATCCTACAGCGACAGAGAGAGTTTGAGCAGAGG GAGATGGAGATGCAGAGTTTGGAGAAACATGTCAACTTTGAAAATGAGAACTCAAGAAAAGCTTATTACAGAGAATTTAAAAAG gtggTGGAGGCCTCGGATGTGATTTTGGAGGTTTTGGATGCACGTGACCCTCTGGGCTGCAGGTGTCCTCAGGTGGAGCAGGCGGTCATTCAAAGTGGAACGAACaagaaaatagttttaataCTTAATAAAATTG ATTTGGTGTCAAAGGAAATCGTGGAAAAGTGGATCAGATATCTTCGTAATGAGTTTCCTACTGTAGCTTTCAAAGCGTCTACACAGCAACAGACCAGAAACTTG AAGCGCAGTAACGTACCGGTGACACAAGCCACCACGGAGCTCCTCAGCAGCAGCGCCTGTGTTGGTGCAGATTGTTTGATGAAGCTTCTCGGCAACTACTGCCGCAACCTGGACATAAAGACGGCCATCACGGTCGGCGTCGTAG GTTTTCCTAACGTGGGAAAGAGCAGTTTGATCAACAGTTTGAAACGAGCGCGAGCCTGTAACATCGGAGCCACTCCGGGCGTCACCAA GTGCCTGCAGGAGGTGCATTTGGACAAACACATTAAGCTCCTGGACTGCCCCGGCATCGTCATGGCAACTTCAACGACCGACGCCGCCATGATCCTTCGCAACTGTGTGAAAATCGAACAGCTGGTCGATCCCCTCCCACCCGTTGAAGCCATTCTGCGACGCTGCAACAAGGCGCAG ATCACGGAGCACTACGGAGTAGCAGACTTTCACACGGCTCTGGAGTTCTTGGCGTTGCTTGCTCGACGTCAAGGCAAACTGAGAAAGGGAGGACTGCCTGACACTGACAAAGCAGCAAAGAGCGTGTTAATGGACTGGACAGG GGGGAGGATCAGCTACTTCACACACCctccagagacacacactctccccaCACACGTCAGCGCAGAGATCGTTACAGAGATGGGTAAAGCTTTTGACTGGGAAGAGCTTGAAAAAGGAAATCAGGAGGTTCTTGcag AGTCATCTTGTCCTGATATTCAAATGGGGTTCTGCATGGAAACCACTGGAATGACACAAGGTGGAGGACCGGCTTCACACCTGGGAATGATGGAGGGGCCTGTGGAAGACCCAGAGTTTAAAGATGAAACTGAATCTATGGAGGACAACCAGGACCCAGAG TTTGGACCAATGACGGTGGAGATAAAATCTCAGAAGTCAAAAACTGACACGTCTGCAAATGATGCTGCGTCCAGAGCTCCGAGCTTGAAGGATATCGTGAGCGTGGATCCTCTGCAGCAGGGCCAGGCACTCCTGGCTGCCAGcaagaagaggaaaaagcaacagaaaagaGCTG ACAAAATTGCCACCAAACTCTCAGACACCTTGACATCTGCAATGGACTTCTCATTTACAGATTAA